A single genomic interval of uncultured Desulfobacter sp. harbors:
- a CDS encoding YkgJ family cysteine cluster protein, giving the protein MKEKTAQLKDIYAAFEADTHDLVKGSACTRGCSFCCREAGSIDITALEGMVIRKAMDKMPKSRQKTLTKAFRSEIKQREAGKAVACPFLMKNNACMIYEDRPFSCRRIYSAHVCGQDAPPAVSRQVMERADQTIAALQKLDNTGYSGHLSYILYMLSVPAFLKTYTAGEFKPEEIMEFGKAHRIVINRMMVRG; this is encoded by the coding sequence ATGAAAGAGAAAACAGCTCAGTTAAAAGATATTTACGCAGCCTTTGAGGCGGATACCCATGACCTGGTAAAGGGCAGTGCCTGCACCCGGGGCTGCAGTTTCTGCTGCAGGGAAGCCGGCAGCATTGACATTACCGCCCTGGAGGGGATGGTCATCCGGAAGGCCATGGACAAAATGCCAAAAAGCAGGCAGAAAACCCTGACCAAGGCATTTAGAAGCGAAATAAAGCAGCGGGAAGCAGGCAAAGCGGTTGCCTGTCCTTTTCTTATGAAAAATAACGCCTGCATGATCTATGAGGACCGGCCCTTTTCCTGCCGCAGAATTTACTCGGCCCATGTCTGTGGCCAGGATGCACCGCCGGCGGTGAGCCGCCAGGTGATGGAACGGGCGGATCAGACCATAGCAGCGCTTCAAAAGCTGGATAACACCGGCTATTCCGGTCATCTTTCCTACATTCTGTATATGCTGTCGGTCCCGGCGTTCCTGAAAACCTACACGGCCGGGGAATTTAAGCCTGAGGAGATTATGGAATTTGGAAAGGCCCACAGGATTGTCATCAACCGAATGATGGTCAGAGGGTAG
- a CDS encoding glycosyltransferase family 4 protein encodes MKILHILSQMPDFTGSGKTVQAVIRQARAKGHENFLVAGVQDGFKPDSSLISRERTCFLEFNGRDLDFPLPGMSDVMPYPSTVFSAMTPEQLAAYEAGFETLLIRARAQFKPDIIHSHHLWIVSKIARRVFERIPMVTSCHGTCLRQFALCPGLGQAVQAAVSGIDAILCLSRHQKEAVRSIHKVDLEKLHVVGGGFDRDLFFPGPKPDKGPVQMVYAGKLSRAKGVPWLLRSLKQVQQADFRLHLAGSGSGEEFHESLALAAQLGKKVKVHGPLSHRDLADLMRKSHLFVLPSFFEGLPLVLMEALSSGCRLLTTDLPGACEILGDHLSDMVDLVRLPPLETVDTPFDRDWPALERDLAQALDRAIRKAAACRQPDLAQADKISQAYTWEKVFSRMESVYEQVVQQTS; translated from the coding sequence ATGAAGATCTTACATATTTTAAGCCAGATGCCGGATTTTACAGGGTCCGGAAAAACCGTACAGGCCGTTATCCGGCAGGCCCGGGCCAAGGGGCATGAGAATTTCCTGGTCGCCGGGGTGCAGGACGGTTTCAAGCCTGATTCTTCCCTGATATCCCGGGAGCGCACCTGTTTTCTTGAGTTCAACGGCAGGGATCTGGATTTCCCCCTGCCGGGCATGAGCGATGTCATGCCCTATCCAAGCACGGTATTTTCCGCCATGACCCCTGAGCAGTTGGCCGCCTATGAGGCTGGGTTCGAAACCCTCCTGATCCGGGCCCGAGCGCAATTTAAGCCGGACATCATCCATAGCCACCACCTTTGGATTGTTTCCAAAATCGCTCGCAGGGTTTTTGAAAGAATTCCCATGGTGACCTCCTGCCACGGCACCTGTCTGCGCCAGTTCGCTCTCTGCCCGGGCCTTGGACAGGCAGTACAGGCCGCTGTATCCGGGATTGACGCCATCCTCTGCCTCAGCCGGCACCAGAAAGAAGCGGTCCGGTCCATCCACAAGGTTGACCTGGAAAAGCTGCATGTGGTGGGCGGCGGATTTGACAGGGATCTTTTTTTCCCCGGCCCCAAGCCTGACAAGGGGCCGGTTCAGATGGTCTATGCCGGAAAGCTGAGCCGGGCCAAAGGTGTGCCCTGGCTGCTGAGATCCTTGAAACAAGTGCAGCAGGCAGACTTCAGGCTGCATCTGGCCGGCTCCGGCAGCGGGGAGGAATTTCACGAAAGCCTGGCGCTTGCAGCCCAATTGGGCAAAAAGGTAAAGGTTCACGGTCCCCTTTCCCACAGGGACCTTGCCGATTTGATGCGCAAATCCCACCTTTTTGTGCTGCCCTCATTTTTTGAAGGCCTGCCCCTGGTGCTGATGGAGGCCCTGTCCTCGGGCTGCCGGCTGCTGACCACGGATCTGCCGGGTGCCTGTGAGATCCTGGGGGATCATCTGTCCGATATGGTGGATCTGGTCAGACTGCCGCCGCTGGAAACCGTAGATACCCCTTTTGACAGGGACTGGCCGGCCCTGGAAAGAGATCTGGCCCAGGCCCTGGACCGTGCGATCCGGAAAGCAGCTGCCTGCAGGCAGCCGGATTTGGCCCAGGCGGATAAGATCTCCCAGGCCTATACTTGGGAAAAGGTTTTTTCACGGATGGAGTCGGTGTACGAGCAGGTAGTGCAGCAGACGTCTTAG
- a CDS encoding DUF6399 domain-containing protein — MPGHYLKLAARRHRDIDRKTEILQKSQDLLSVVNCTDGYCDVISDCKIKELEKAAKSCAQLFQRSSSCVEGRNAQLALRHQGIHRLSDRHLKASTIMHNYYIKRRDGTTAAERFFEAKPNDLFEFLLNNVDYPARPRNQLKLVA, encoded by the coding sequence ATCCCAGGTCATTATTTGAAACTGGCGGCAAGGAGGCATAGGGATATTGACCGGAAAACGGAAATCCTCCAGAAGTCCCAAGACTTATTGTCGGTTGTTAACTGTACCGACGGATACTGCGATGTCATTTCAGATTGCAAAATAAAGGAGCTGGAAAAAGCCGCCAAGAGCTGCGCTCAACTTTTTCAAAGATCGAGTTCCTGTGTTGAGGGAAGAAATGCACAATTAGCACTCCGCCATCAAGGAATTCATCGTCTGAGTGATCGACATTTAAAAGCATCCACAATTATGCACAACTATTATATCAAAAGACGAGATGGAACCACGGCTGCTGAACGATTTTTTGAGGCTAAACCGAATGACCTCTTTGAATTTCTCTTGAATAATGTGGACTATCCGGCACGGCCACGAAACCAATTGAAATTAGTGGCTTAA
- a CDS encoding GNAT family N-acetyltransferase yields the protein MQLKIIDHPFEWDRFVMQHPDASFTHLFGWRRVIASVYQHKPVYLAAVERGRIVALIPLFRFSRPFYPPEWISIPFFDHAGVLAKNQKAGQFLLEKVWKRLGCKNKARLSIRQDTNFDASGVILQGRHPQIFTEKTGLTIALAPGPRRMMATFPAKLRSQINKGIKNGLTWDIGGPRLLPAFYKVFTRNMRDLGSPVHALSFFKTIFSVFPGQAFICVVYHRGMPAAAGFVFRFKNKLVNPWASSLREFRSLNTNMLLYWQMIRLACCLNLDIFDMGRSSKGAATFRFKQQWGPKQTPLSWYSWAGDRYRAPGETLSISPWQRLPLWCANLAGPLVRKHISL from the coding sequence ATGCAGTTAAAGATAATCGACCATCCCTTTGAATGGGACCGATTTGTGATGCAGCATCCTGACGCCTCCTTTACCCACCTCTTTGGCTGGCGCAGGGTGATCGCGTCCGTATACCAACACAAACCGGTTTACCTAGCTGCCGTGGAAAGGGGCAGAATAGTGGCCCTGATTCCCCTGTTCCGCTTCAGCCGGCCATTTTATCCGCCTGAATGGATCTCCATTCCATTTTTTGACCATGCCGGCGTTCTGGCAAAAAACCAAAAGGCCGGGCAATTTCTCCTGGAAAAGGTCTGGAAAAGGCTTGGCTGCAAAAACAAAGCAAGGTTAAGCATCCGGCAGGATACGAATTTTGATGCATCCGGGGTGATCCTCCAGGGCCGTCATCCGCAAATTTTCACCGAAAAGACCGGGTTGACCATTGCCCTGGCACCGGGTCCCCGCCGGATGATGGCGACCTTTCCCGCCAAACTCAGAAGCCAGATCAATAAAGGGATAAAAAACGGACTGACCTGGGATATTGGCGGCCCCAGGCTTCTACCGGCATTTTATAAGGTATTTACCCGAAACATGAGGGATCTGGGCTCCCCTGTCCACGCGCTCTCCTTTTTTAAAACCATCTTTTCGGTATTCCCGGGCCAGGCATTCATCTGCGTTGTCTACCACAGGGGGATGCCGGCTGCTGCCGGTTTCGTTTTCCGGTTTAAAAACAAGCTGGTCAATCCCTGGGCCTCATCCCTCAGGGAGTTCAGGTCCCTGAACACCAATATGCTGCTGTACTGGCAGATGATCCGGCTGGCCTGCTGCCTGAACCTTGACATTTTTGACATGGGCAGGTCCTCCAAAGGCGCCGCCACCTTTCGGTTCAAACAGCAGTGGGGACCAAAACAGACCCCGCTTTCCTGGTATAGTTGGGCAGGGGACCGCTACAGGGCGCCCGGAGAGACCCTATCCATCAGCCCCTGGCAAAGACTGCCACTGTGGTGCGCCAACCTGGCAGGCCCCCTGGTCAGAAAACACATTTCATTGTAA
- a CDS encoding protein phosphatase 2C domain-containing protein, which produces MEIKHYPQIEIQTILEKGTAIQNEDFLVIQDNILGVFDGATSLNRRTFGRNRTGGTIASRTAGAVFRMNHFPLNQLACQANDAIMAQMVSNGVDTSRKENLWCTSAAVVRLKDQSLEWVQTGDAVIIFIYEDGSHRVLVDREDHDHETLTLWKELVRTHLPGAGKAHRSQKDGRQSDQEQVIDFMRGKLAPQIRKVRSGMNITYGVLNGEKAAEAFLHHGEEPLDRVAHVLIFTDGLSIPQPEPEPHKDFTDLVGTYLNLGLEGLKQMIRSQEEKDPHCLAFPRFKCHDDIAAIAVRF; this is translated from the coding sequence ATGGAAATAAAGCACTATCCCCAAATAGAGATCCAGACCATCCTTGAAAAGGGAACCGCCATTCAGAACGAAGACTTTTTGGTAATCCAGGATAATATCCTCGGGGTCTTTGACGGGGCAACCAGCCTGAATAGACGGACATTCGGCCGGAACCGGACCGGGGGCACCATTGCCTCCCGCACGGCCGGTGCAGTATTTAGAATGAACCATTTCCCCCTGAACCAGTTGGCCTGCCAGGCCAACGATGCGATTATGGCGCAGATGGTTTCCAACGGGGTGGACACCTCAAGAAAAGAAAATCTCTGGTGTACCAGTGCGGCGGTTGTACGCCTCAAGGATCAGTCCCTGGAATGGGTCCAGACCGGGGATGCTGTAATCATTTTTATCTATGAGGACGGCAGCCACAGGGTTCTGGTGGACCGGGAGGACCATGACCATGAGACCCTGACCCTGTGGAAGGAATTGGTCCGCACCCATCTGCCCGGGGCCGGAAAGGCACATAGGTCCCAAAAAGACGGCCGGCAGTCAGACCAAGAGCAGGTCATAGATTTCATGCGCGGAAAACTAGCCCCCCAGATCCGCAAGGTCCGTTCAGGCATGAACATCACCTATGGGGTGCTTAACGGCGAAAAAGCGGCTGAAGCATTCCTGCATCATGGAGAAGAGCCCCTGGACCGGGTGGCCCATGTTCTGATCTTTACCGACGGTCTTTCCATCCCCCAACCTGAACCGGAACCGCACAAAGATTTCACCGACCTTGTCGGGACCTACCTGAACCTGGGCCTGGAAGGGTTAAAACAGATGATCCGCAGCCAGGAAGAAAAAGATCCCCATTGCCTGGCCTTTCCCCGGTTCAAATGCCATGACGATATCGCAGCCATTGCCGTCCGGTTTTAG